In the genome of Paenibacillus sp. FSL R5-0766, one region contains:
- the pflB gene encoding formate C-acetyltransferase, whose product MSVIEKDVKQQTGWRNFTKGTWTKSVDVNDFLAHNLSPYYGDEAFLAGATQNTKELWDIVSDLTKKERDNGGVLDVDVNTPGTIISHQPGYLDQSKEQIVGVQTDAPFKRSIQPTGGIRMMIDACEAYGFEMPQGVIDIFTNIRKTHNQGVFDAYTSDMRAARKAGIITGLPDAYGRGRIIGDYRRVALYGVDFLIRNKKGELNALEVDVIDEDVIRLREELSEQIRALQELKQLGDMHGFDISLPATTAKEAFQWLYFGYLAAIKEQNGAAMSLGRVSSFLDIYIERDLQEGILSEEQAQELVDHFVMKLRIVKFLRTPDYNELFSGDPTWVTESIGGMSVNGETRVTKNSFRFLHTLYNLGPAPEPNLTVLWSTKLPEAFKDYCSKVSIETSSIQYENDDLMRPIYGDDYGIACCVSAMKIGKQMQFFGARANLAKALLYAINGGRDEKSGAQVGPEYPAITSEVLDYNEVMKRFKPMMEWLAKLYMNTLNVIHYMHDKYSYERIEMALHDRDIVRTMACGIAGLSVTADSLSAIKYAKVKPIRNEQGIAVDFEIEGDFPCYGNNEDSVDSIAVELVENFMGMIRKHKAYRNAVPTQSVLTITSNVVYGKKTGTTPDGRKAGEPFAPGANPMHGRDKKGALASLGSVAKLPYEHSLDGISNTFSIVPKALGKEETTRKSNLTAMMDGYFGQNAHHLNVNVFDRQQLIDAMDHPENYPQLTVRVSGYAVNFIKLTREQQLDVINRTFHGSM is encoded by the coding sequence ATGTCGGTGATTGAAAAAGATGTCAAACAACAAACAGGCTGGAGAAACTTTACCAAAGGAACATGGACCAAATCCGTAGATGTGAATGATTTTCTGGCACACAACTTGTCTCCGTATTACGGCGACGAAGCATTTCTCGCAGGTGCAACCCAGAATACCAAAGAATTGTGGGATATCGTATCTGATCTGACCAAAAAAGAACGGGATAACGGCGGTGTCCTTGACGTTGACGTGAACACACCAGGTACTATTATTTCTCACCAACCGGGTTATCTGGATCAATCCAAAGAGCAGATTGTCGGCGTTCAGACCGATGCTCCGTTCAAACGTTCCATTCAACCAACAGGCGGAATCCGCATGATGATTGACGCATGTGAGGCATATGGCTTTGAAATGCCACAGGGCGTCATTGATATATTTACAAACATTCGCAAAACACATAACCAAGGTGTATTCGATGCTTATACTTCCGACATGCGTGCAGCGCGTAAAGCAGGGATTATTACAGGTCTGCCAGATGCTTACGGCCGTGGCCGGATCATCGGTGACTATCGTCGTGTAGCTTTGTACGGGGTAGACTTCCTGATTCGTAACAAAAAAGGCGAACTGAATGCACTCGAAGTTGATGTTATTGATGAAGATGTCATTCGTCTGCGGGAAGAATTGTCTGAACAGATTCGTGCATTGCAAGAATTGAAACAATTGGGCGATATGCACGGGTTCGATATTTCCTTGCCAGCGACAACAGCAAAAGAAGCGTTCCAATGGTTGTACTTCGGTTATCTCGCTGCGATCAAAGAACAAAACGGTGCTGCGATGTCACTCGGACGTGTATCTTCTTTCCTGGATATCTACATTGAACGTGACCTGCAAGAAGGCATTCTGTCCGAAGAACAGGCTCAGGAATTGGTTGACCATTTCGTAATGAAACTGCGGATTGTCAAATTCCTGCGTACACCGGATTACAACGAACTGTTCAGTGGAGATCCAACATGGGTGACGGAGTCCATCGGTGGTATGTCTGTGAATGGCGAAACACGCGTAACCAAAAACAGCTTCCGTTTCCTGCATACACTGTACAACCTGGGTCCTGCACCAGAACCGAACTTGACTGTTCTCTGGTCCACGAAACTTCCAGAAGCTTTCAAAGATTATTGCAGTAAAGTATCCATCGAAACCAGCTCAATCCAGTATGAAAATGATGATCTGATGCGTCCGATCTACGGTGACGATTACGGTATTGCATGCTGTGTGTCGGCTATGAAGATCGGGAAACAAATGCAATTCTTCGGCGCTCGTGCCAACCTGGCGAAAGCTCTCCTGTATGCGATCAACGGTGGTCGTGATGAGAAATCCGGGGCACAGGTCGGACCTGAGTATCCTGCCATTACAAGCGAAGTGTTGGATTACAATGAGGTTATGAAACGTTTCAAACCAATGATGGAGTGGTTGGCGAAGCTGTACATGAACACCCTCAACGTCATTCACTACATGCACGATAAATACAGCTATGAACGTATCGAGATGGCATTGCATGACCGTGACATTGTACGTACGATGGCTTGTGGTATCGCTGGTCTGTCGGTTACAGCAGATTCACTGAGTGCAATCAAATATGCCAAAGTAAAACCAATTCGTAACGAACAAGGCATCGCTGTTGATTTCGAAATCGAAGGAGACTTCCCTTGTTACGGTAACAATGAAGACAGCGTAGACAGCATTGCTGTTGAACTGGTCGAGAACTTCATGGGCATGATTCGCAAGCACAAAGCTTACCGTAACGCAGTGCCAACACAATCCGTTCTGACGATCACTTCCAACGTGGTATACGGTAAGAAAACAGGGACTACACCGGATGGTCGTAAAGCAGGTGAACCATTTGCTCCAGGCGCAAACCCAATGCATGGTCGTGACAAAAAAGGTGCACTGGCATCCCTTGGCTCTGTAGCCAAATTGCCTTATGAACACAGTCTTGATGGTATTTCCAATACCTTCTCCATCGTGCCAAAAGCATTGGGTAAAGAGGAGACTACACGTAAATCCAATCTGACTGCGATGATGGATGGTTACTTCGGTCAAAACGCTCATCACCTGAACGTTAACGTATTTGATCGTCAGCAATTGATTGATGCGATGGATCACCCGGAAAACTATCCGCAACTGACTGTACGGGTATCCGGATATGCGGTTAACTTCATTAAACTGACTCGTGAACAACAGTTGGATGTCATCAACCGTACGTTCCATGGCTCGATGTAA